The Meriones unguiculatus strain TT.TT164.6M chromosome 14, Bangor_MerUng_6.1, whole genome shotgun sequence sequence ttcgTATTCATATAACATGTTCTGTAAAATCCACTAGTTCCCTCCCCTCTGATTCCTTTCATACTCTcccacacttttaaaaatatttttaaagcaatgaatccacttaatattttctttttgtgttggtGAAGGAACATCTACTTGGGCCTGGGCAGCCTTTCAGAGACCACGTCCCTAAAGAAAAGTCATTCTCCTACCTCCAGGAGTCATCAACTACCATCAGTTTCTAAGGTAGGGATGGTACTTCAAGACCCTGTCTGCATCCACAACAGGattttggctggcttgatcttgtgcataCATTCCCAGCCACTGTAGATTCATGTGTGCAATGTTGTGTACTAGCAAACACACTTTCTCTGCAGACATCTGCCATCCTTGGCTTTTACCATTTTTCTGCCCCTGAGTGTTGTGGAGAGAGCATAACTAAATGTCCAGTTTATAGTGATCTCTCCACAGCCAGATgagttcattttaaaaatgattcataTATTGCATTGGATAACTCCATTCACAATGCTTTAGAAATATCAGTTTAAATTAACTTTAATTATTGTGCTTTAGATATGTTGACAGCTTACATTTTAATAGATTTACATTTTTCAAGATCTTAACTTTGGGGAGCCAAATTGACCCAAGACTTTTTCAGAAACCCTgatgaaaggaagaagggaactttagctctgtgtccttATCCAGGAGTGGATTTGGCAAGGGCACTCTGAGGTTGGGGCCAGTGTCTCAGAGTGGTTGAGGTTATGGCTTTTTGGATCCCAATTCTTTCCCCTGGGCTGTGGTCGTAACCCCAAAGGCTACTGTGTCTGAGGTCTCTTGTGTGCTTTGTGCCATTGTCTGACTTAGCTTTCTGTGTCCTTGGTCATTTTTCACctgaaaaatgtaaaaagatgCTGTACTTCTTTTCGCTGTTGTTATGTTTTTATccctttattaaaaatagaatattttcttGTGCAATATATCCTGCTtatagtttcctctccctctactccttccagttcctTCCCCACCTACCCTCCCAAACAGATCCACTTCCTTTTTGCCTCTCATTAGAACAAAACAGGATTCTAAGAGATaacaagaaacattaaaaaataggTTAAGATACAACAAAAGCCATCATGTCAAAGTTGGACAATGAAAACTAAGACAAGGAAGAGGGCCCGagagaaagcacaagaatcaGAGGCTCGCTTGTTCACACAGTCAGGagttttataaaaatactagGCTTAACACTATAGTATATATGCTGAGGGCCTGGTGCCAACCCATGTAGATGCTGTGTTTGCTGCTTCAgcatctgtgagttcatatgaaccTTGCTCAGTTGATTCAgaaggccttgttctcctggtgcccTCCACCCCTTCTGTCTCttaaactctaaaaaaaaaaaaaaaaaaaaaaaaaaaacaaaaaaaaaaaaacaaaaaaaaaaccaaaaaaaaaaaaacaaaaacaaaacaaacaaacaaacaaaaaaaaaaaaccagaacaaaacaaaaacaaaaaacttcctctcctcttccacagggttcacTGAGCTCTGGTGAAGGGATTTGATGAAgatatcccatttagaactgagtgttccaaggtctcttttATGTGTAATGTCTGTCTATAGGTcagtatttgttcccatctgctgcaggagtaAACCTCACTGATGATTACTGAGAAGAAAATGATGAATGTAGCAGAATAtccttaggagtcattttatcactcttttttggttttaccctaggtctctggaaTATCTTGTCTCTGGTTCTTGCTCATCCAAGCAGTATCATATATGGGTTCTAGCTCATGGAGTGGACCTTAGGTTAAATAAGATGTTAGCTGATTATTCTCACAAGCTTTGTGCCGCATTGCTCTCTCATGTTTTCCAGGCAGGATGATGCTGTAGTTCTTAATAAAGTTGCTTGGCATAAATTATCACCTCATTCTTTGTCCATAATCACTTCATTTTTATATATGAGGTTATCACAGAATTAgagacaaatttttttttatttttttattttttggatagAGACAAATTCTAATTATGAACTGCTTCTATGAAAACAAAGTGTTTTTGTACTCTTCCCATTTTGTGAAAAAAGGTGGGAGGTGTCCTAAAATGAGCAGCAATATTCTTTCATGAGAAGAATCCTTACAAAGGGCTCCATGGTAGAAAAGTGGGGCAAGAGGGGGGAATCTATATAACCCTGAGAAAAGAAGCACAGAAGATGGGATGCTTCTGTGCCATCAGTTCTTCCAGGAGAAATGGAAGACTGCAGAGTGAAATTGCCAACATTAGGATGGCCCTATCTTACATTGTCATGTCCCTGAGACCAAGGATAGCAGTGGTCTGTGTCCTTGGACAGCAACAAAGTATAGGCTTCATTTCATTTCAGCCTAGTTTTGGACTTTTCATGAAATGTAGTGAATAAAATATCAATGTGCTTTCTTCTAAGAGAAGGGAATGTTATATTCTGAACCGTAGTAAGAACCTAGAAACTCTATCTCCTCAATATTGTTCCTCTCCTGAGTTATAGTACAAAGGAGGCCTAATTCAGCTCATAGAGAAAATTCCAGAATCCCCTCTCACATGTCGCTCATGGTATTCTGCTTTACACagtggaaattaaaacaaataatactATCCCACCTTCAGAGGAAAGGAGAACTTGTCTAGAGAGGACCTGCTATGATGTTTGGAGCAGAAGGTTTTCTCACAACAGCTTTGGTGGCAAAtctgcttttcagttttatttctctAGAACAAATGACCAAtcttggtgggggggggggtgtccaaGACGTGTTCTGGATGACAAATGTCAAACCTTGTTGCTGTAGTAGCAGATCCACTGTTGCAAGTTGTCTTATGGTCTGATTACTTTGTCTGTgtggttttgagatagggtctcaatCTTCATCGCAGATGGGCCTAGAatccttatgtagcccaggtttgcCTAACCTGTGAATATCATTCTGCAATGTGCTCTTGAGAACTTAGATAATGGGTTTGTACCATTATACTCAGTTATAGAAGTAGTTCAGATATCTATggattaaaattatatttactaAAGTTAGCTATGAATAATGGAAGGATAATAAGAGTTTGGAAAGAGTTTGGCTCTAAATCTATGAGATTTATCCATAGATTTAGAGCCAAAGGAAACACCCTATGTGTGGAAATAGGTTGGTTCATGAAAGCAGCAGTTTATAGAATTTTCTcactattttaaatttattttattttattttctgttattggGGAAACTGTCACAAATTAAGTGAGACACACCCAAAATAAGAATCTTGGACAAGGCTGCGGAAACATTCTTTAGCACACATGAATGAACTTTACTCTCAGATTAGAGATAATCCACAATGAAAGAGCTCTAAGACGTTGATGAACTTCAGAATAGCCTATTCCCCTGATTCATGCATATATTCTTCTATCTTATCTCTCTTTTAAGTACTTTCCTTAATGCCTCTTTCACATCCTTGTTCCTTAGGCTGTAAATGAACGGGTTCATCATGGATGTTACCACTGAGTAGAACACTGAGATTATTTTATCcccttcattcattttctttgagtttggCTGCATGTAGGTAAATATTGTTGAGCCATAGAAGAAGATAACAACAATGAAATGGGAACTGCAGGTAGAGAAGACCTTGATTCTCCCCTCGCCTGATTGTATTTGAACCACAGTGGAGATAATATTACAGTAGgagaaaagaatgagagagaCCGGACCTAGGAGAATTATTACACCCATTGCAAAGATGACCATCTCAGCTGTGTAGGTTTCTTCTGATGCCAGCTTCAAGAGTGCAGGAGGCTCACAGAAGTAATGATTGATTAGGTTTGGTCCTTGGTATGGCAAGCATAAAGTAAATGTGGTATCTACTACAGACACAAATATTCCACTAGCCCAGGATCCTACAACTAGCAGAACACAAACTCTGTGTGTCATGATGGTGGAGTAGTGCAGGGGCTTGCAGACAGCTATGTAGCGGTCATAGGACATGACTGCTAGAAGAGAGCTTTCTGTACAGCCCatgatgaggaaaaaaaacatcTGCATGGAGCACCCAGCAAATGAAATGGTCTTTCTGATGACTAGAAAGTGGACTAGCATCTTGGGAACAATAGTTGTAGAGAAACAGAGATCATTCAATGACAGGTTTTTGAGGAAGAAATACATTGGTGTATGAAGTCGAGAGTCAACATGAATGAGGAGTATGATCAGCAGGTTCCCAAACACAGTAAGCACGTAGATGATGAAAAATACCACAAACAGCAAGATCTGAGTCTGACGATCTGAAGAAAGGCCCAGCAAAATGAACTCAGTCAGATAAGTGTGGTTACCTTTGCCCATGGATGTTTACTCCTCTTACAAATTAGCATACATGGAACAATCAAATGTTGACTCTGATGGTCAAatccacaaataaaaatatgtcatgagaagaaaataaaatttagtttaaaactTATGGTAAGCATTTAAGAtgctgtttttgctttgttttgttttgttttgttttgtttttgcttactGCATACTTACACTGCTCTTAAATCTAATTGATTCGGTAGGTACATCGAAACCAGGACCATCGATGCCTTCTTAGCAATCCTTGCTGACAGAGTGTCTCTGTCAGACAGACCTATGGAGCCATTGTTCAACAGTTGCGTGCATAATTCCAGAAACTTCTTCAGACCAACACATGTTGTTAATCTAACATAAAAAATTGCATGTTGTGATAAATGTCAATATCATAGATCAATTTTACAAATATAATAGATATCtttgaaaaacaataaagaatTCTCCCTTTGGTGAAAAACTCTTAAGATTGCCTTCCAGTTAACTGCTCACAAAGAATATTTTAGCCTTGATTTAATCAAATATCAGATGTAAATAatcatcttcttcattttcttttcatggaATTCTCCAACATTTTCCCcagccaaaaaaaataaataaataaacaggaatTACAAAGTTATAACCTTGTTATAATGTAGAAACATGTGGAAGACATACaattagaaatagaaaataaaatataaaggctTTCTATGAAGTCCAGAGTCAGTCACAGGAACTGTCTGAAAAGGACAGTGTCTTATGTGGCCTGATAGTGCTTGGCCTCATTCATGCTGCAGGTGACTAGATGTGCGCATTGGCAGGAAATCAGGCATTGGAGAAATGTTCAGAAGCCAGGAAGGGTGCACAGTCACTGTCTATAGTTCGGTGTATATCTGCAACAAAGAAGCAATGTGATGACTGCATACAAGATAAAGGATAAGTGACCAGAAAGGAGTACAGAAAGTAAATAGTGGAGCATGAAGCTGGAGTGGATGTTCCTGGAAAAGACTGAAGCACCCATCTTAGAATGCTCTTCAGAATGACAGTGATATTACAGAAGAAAGTCAGTCCTACTGGCCagaccctagtaagaggagaaaagTCAGAGACTGCAGCGTATTTGTATTTACACACATGACCCTCTGTTCAGGTATACCTTAGAAGAAACCTGAACAAAACCATTGATATGAACCACGGATTCATGAATTGCTAAGTGTATCTTGAGTTAAGAGCACAGAGGCAGGCTTCAGCTAAAGAACTGCTGTCCAAACTGCATCTGAACTAGTTCAGGTCTAATATACAGATAGGTGCAACGGCTTAGGGACCAGCAAAATCATGTCAGAAAGAATGTTACAGAAACCAACGCAAATAAAAGAATCTTGCCTCTCACTTTGGTTTGAGATGACAGGAAGATTACTGAAAAAGTCACTGCCATCAATAAGTTTTTGAAACTgtcattacaatatattcactggTAATGAAATGCAGCTTGCCATTAGTATTTCttaattgaaatagaaaatacagTCCCTAGCAATAACATAACCATGGTTCCAAGAAAATATTTCCTTCAATAATTGTGTACACTTTTGACTATAGATTTGGTTATAATGTAAAATGTGTTTCTTATTAAAGttaatatttaaaactttaaGAAGAATATTGTTACAGTCCAAAATGCTTAAGGGTATCTATAAAATCTTCATTGCTGATACCATTTTCCAATAGTTTTAGGGAGTGAATTTGCCACGTTTTAATATGGTGAATTTTTATGCAATGACCTGTCCTTATTCCCATAGTTTTGCAAATGTTAAAATGTACATTCATTAAGTATTAATGATTATACATTCACAAATATCTGACCTTAACATGTCTCTTAGGTTTTTCAAGTTAATAAATCTATCTTAGTCCTAACATTTCATATAACTGTATCTCTTGGCATGAAATAAATTCACAAAAATTTTGATTaactgaatgaataaagaaatgaatacagaatgatcttttctagatcccaccatttgcctgcaaatttcatgatttcctcctttttgattgctgagtagtattccattgtataaaaataccacaatttctgtacccattccaccattgatggacatctgggttgtttccaggttctggctattacaaatagagctgctataaacatggttgagcaagtgtcctttttgtgtacttgaacaaactttgagtatatacctagcagtggtatagctgggtctggaggaatatcccagaaggagaaagacaaacatgggatatactcacttatatagacctataagatatgataaacataatgaaatctatacacctaaaaaagataatcaattgagcggacatggggtaagatgatcaatcctcatttagagagacagatgggatgtgcattgaacgtatgacaggagtctactgagcgcatctgaaagactctaactagcagtgttttcaaagcaaagactcatgaccaaacctttggcagagtacagggaatcataagaaagaaggggagttagtctgatggggaaaggataggagctccacaaggaccaaatatatctggacacagggtcttttctgagactgacattcaaccaaggaccatgtatggatataacctagaacctccactcagatgtagcctgtggtagctcagtaaccaattggtttcccaaagtgaggggaacagggactatttctaacaggaactcaatgattggctctttggtctccccacccccgaagggaggagcagtcctgttaggccacagaggagggctttgcagccagtcctgaagatacctgataaaacaggttcagatgaatggggaggaggtcccccctatcagtggacttggaaaggggcacggtggagatgagggcgggaggaagggagggactgggagggaatgagggatcgggacatggctgggatacagagttaataaaatgtaactgataaaaaaaataaaataaaaaaaagaaaagaaatgaatacagGAATGAATAAGACCCTTCTCAACACTGTCAGTTATATACATCTGCATTCAAATATTccaatatttaaacaaaatatgcAATTTTGAAGGCATAGTTAATGTTTATCAAAATAAGTTATCTCTTTAGAATTAGGCTATTCTTTGGCTAGTAGGACAATCACAAATTAATAATACCCCTGTAAATATGGAAAGGTCCACTGGCAGCTCTTCTGGTGAGATGGAAATTTGTCATCAATTGTAGTaagtttctctttcttcctccagcCCCAGGCAGAGTGTATCATTCTCTGAAAACTATTCTACTGGTACCTACAGAACCCATACACATCAACATTAGTACTCACCAGTTCTGACCTCTTTCCCTTGCTGGAGTAGTCAGCTGTACACAGTTAAAGTTCTACCATGTATTGTAAGAAATACCCCCATAATTACAGGGGGCTTCACTGAAAACTGATCAAgagaaaagtaaaagagaaagaaaacaccacTGTGGACAAGTCTGAATACTCAAAGAACAGTGAGATACTGGTGGGAGGAAAATGATGGCTAGTTTAAAAGTTATTCAGTTGTTTCCATGGGGCTACATTAGAAACAAACCCAGTGCCCTTATGAAGACCAAAGCTTCCTAAGGTTAGAGGTTCTAGACAagatgaaggaaaaggaaagcattCTCTCCCAAATAGACTGTAGGCTAAAATGAACATTTGGCTTTCTCCTGGGAGAGACTTGAGA is a genomic window containing:
- the LOC110543510 gene encoding olfactory receptor 2D3-like, with translation MGKGNHTYLTEFILLGLSSDRQTQILLFVVFFIIYVLTVFGNLLIILLIHVDSRLHTPMYFFLKNLSLNDLCFSTTIVPKMLVHFLVIRKTISFAGCSMQMFFFLIMGCTESSLLAVMSYDRYIAVCKPLHYSTIMTHRVCVLLVVGSWASGIFVSVVDTTFTLCLPYQGPNLINHYFCEPPALLKLASEETYTAEMVIFAMGVIILLGPVSLILFSYCNIISTVVQIQSGEGRIKVFSTCSSHFIVVIFFYGSTIFTYMQPNSKKMNEGDKIISVFYSVVTSMMNPFIYSLRNKDVKEALRKVLKREIR